One window from the genome of Amycolatopsis sp. NBC_01480 encodes:
- a CDS encoding sensor histidine kinase produces MRRRIVATTLLAALVAIGLFGIPLAVAVSQYYVTAERAELERAADGYALEVSADILRHRAPDQVPATEDPTFVAVYTPAGAQLAGAGPQTLDNADDAVRAGGVVVADTGDELVVLVPISDDGTVVALVRAATARTEVFQRTVLTWLGMAGLAAVALLSAYVVARRQARRLARPLERLSATARDLGDGDFSIRAGRAGIPEIDSVGESLDSTAVRLDDLLARERAFSADASHQLRTPLAGLRLQLEAALEDPETDLREVVLAGIGTTGRLDRTVTDLLALARDTPPVRDAAAVGEELAAIEQEWAPAFAGRGRSLVLTVEPAVADARLSGPVLRQIMTVLLDNAARHGGGTVTITVRDAGGALAVDVGDEGEGVESGTDVFSRRSPGAHGTGIGLALARRLAEAEGGRLRLGRLRPAVFTLLLPLEQ; encoded by the coding sequence GTGCGCCGCCGCATCGTCGCGACCACCCTGCTCGCCGCGCTGGTCGCGATCGGCCTGTTCGGCATCCCGCTGGCCGTCGCCGTCTCGCAGTACTACGTGACCGCGGAGCGCGCGGAACTTGAGCGCGCCGCGGACGGGTACGCGCTCGAAGTCTCCGCCGACATCCTGCGCCACCGCGCCCCGGACCAGGTGCCGGCGACCGAGGACCCCACGTTCGTCGCCGTCTACACCCCGGCGGGCGCGCAGCTGGCCGGGGCCGGTCCGCAGACGCTCGACAACGCGGACGACGCGGTGCGGGCGGGCGGAGTCGTGGTCGCGGACACGGGCGACGAACTCGTGGTGCTCGTGCCGATCAGCGACGACGGGACGGTGGTGGCGCTGGTGCGGGCCGCCACCGCGCGGACCGAGGTGTTCCAGCGCACGGTGCTCACCTGGCTGGGCATGGCCGGACTCGCCGCGGTCGCGCTGCTGTCGGCGTACGTCGTCGCCCGGCGTCAGGCCCGGCGGCTGGCCCGCCCGCTGGAACGGCTGTCCGCGACCGCCCGCGACCTCGGCGACGGTGATTTCTCCATCCGGGCCGGGCGCGCCGGGATCCCGGAGATCGATTCGGTCGGCGAGTCCCTCGACTCGACGGCGGTGCGGCTGGACGACCTGCTGGCCCGCGAGCGCGCGTTCTCGGCCGACGCTTCGCACCAGCTGCGGACGCCGCTCGCCGGTCTGCGCCTGCAACTGGAAGCGGCGCTGGAGGACCCGGAAACCGATCTGCGCGAGGTGGTCCTGGCCGGGATCGGCACCACGGGCCGGCTCGACCGGACCGTCACCGATCTGCTCGCGCTGGCCCGCGACACCCCGCCGGTCCGGGACGCCGCCGCCGTCGGCGAAGAGCTGGCCGCCATCGAGCAGGAGTGGGCCCCGGCGTTCGCCGGCCGTGGCCGCAGCCTCGTGCTGACGGTCGAGCCCGCGGTCGCGGACGCCCGGCTGTCCGGCCCGGTGCTGCGGCAGATCATGACGGTGCTGCTGGACAACGCGGCGCGCCACGGCGGCGGCACGGTGACCATCACGGTCCGCGACGCGGGCGGCGCCCTCGCGGTCGACGTCGGCGACGAGGGTGAAGGCGTCGAGAGCGGCACCGATGTGTTCAGCCGGCGCTCGCCGGGCGCGCACGGGACCGGGATCGGGCTGGCGCTGGCGCGGCGGCTCGCCGAGGCCGAGGGCGGCCGGCTGCGGCTGGGCCGGCTCCGGCCCGCCGTTTTCACCCTGCTGCTGCCGCTGGAGCAGTGA
- a CDS encoding response regulator transcription factor: MARVLLVEDDRTIGGVLQTSLTQHGHEVAWFTEGRAALRDAGERPCELVLLDLGLPDLDGAEVCRELRGLQPACVIVMLTARGDEMDVVVGLEAGADDYLVKPVPLGELHARLRAHLRRHSVARGPAEVSLGRLRIDSAARRVTVDGAEVSLRAKEFELLQRLAAESGTAVSRETLMADVWDAHWFGSTKTLDVHIAALRRKLAEAGGAGPMPEIATLRRHGYRLEAPED; the protein is encoded by the coding sequence ATGGCCCGAGTCCTCCTCGTCGAAGACGACCGCACCATCGGCGGTGTCCTGCAAACGAGCCTCACCCAGCACGGGCACGAGGTCGCCTGGTTCACCGAGGGCCGCGCGGCGCTGCGTGACGCCGGGGAGCGGCCGTGCGAGCTGGTGCTGCTGGACCTCGGCCTGCCGGACCTGGACGGCGCCGAGGTGTGCCGCGAGCTGCGCGGCCTCCAGCCCGCCTGCGTGATCGTCATGCTCACCGCGCGCGGCGACGAAATGGACGTGGTCGTGGGCCTCGAAGCCGGCGCGGACGACTACCTCGTGAAGCCGGTGCCGCTCGGTGAGCTGCACGCCCGCCTGCGCGCCCACCTGCGCCGCCATTCGGTCGCCCGCGGGCCCGCGGAGGTCAGCCTCGGCCGGCTGCGGATCGACTCGGCCGCGCGACGGGTCACTGTGGACGGTGCCGAGGTGAGCCTGCGGGCGAAGGAATTCGAGCTGCTGCAACGGCTCGCGGCCGAATCGGGCACCGCGGTCAGCCGGGAGACGCTGATGGCCGACGTGTGGGACGCGCACTGGTTCGGCTCCACCAAGACCCTGGACGTGCACATCGCCGCGCTGCGCCGCAAGCTCGCCGAAGCGGGCGGCGCGGGCCCGATGCCGGAGATCGCCACGCTGCGGCGGCACGGTTACCGCCTCGAGGCCCCGGAGGACTGA